In one window of Henckelia pumila isolate YLH828 chromosome 1, ASM3356847v2, whole genome shotgun sequence DNA:
- the LOC140886459 gene encoding histone H2AX, with protein sequence MSSTAAATSKGGRGKPKASKSVSRSSKAGLQFPVGRIARFLKAGKYAERVGAGAPVYLSAVLEYLAAEVLELAGNAARDNKKNRIVPRHIQLAVRNDEELSKLLGSVTIANGGVLPNIHQNLLPKKAGGRDKEIGSASQEF encoded by the exons ATGAGTTCTACGGCAGCAGCCACCAGCAAGGGCGGCCGGGGCAAGCCCAAGGCCTCCAAGTCCGTCTCCCGTTCATCGAAAGCCGGGCTCCAGTTCCCCGTCGGCAGAATCGCTAGGTTTCTCAAGGCTGGGAAGTACGCCGAGCGTGTCGGCGCCGGTGCTCCCGTTTATCTCTCCGCCGTGCTCGAATACCTAGCTGCTGAG GTTTTGGAACTTGCGGGGAATGCAGCGAGGGACAACAAGAAGAATAGGATTGTTCCGAGGCACATACAATTGGCTGTCAGAAATGACGAGGAATTGAGCAAGCTTCTGGGGAGTGTGACCATTGCCAACGGCGGTGTTTTGCCCAATATTCATCAGAATCTCTTGCCGAAGAAGGCTGGAGGACGAGACAAAGAGATTGGGTCGGCGTCTCAAGAATTTTag
- the LOC140875140 gene encoding uncharacterized protein isoform X2 produces the protein MAVPLFNLTPDLIVSRLCLGTMTFGEQNSLPQSFQLLDKAFHSGINFFDSAEMYPVPQRAETQGRSEEYLGRWIRTRKIPRHQVVLATKVSGPSGQMTWIRDGPASLDNWNITEAIDGSLTRLQSDYIDLYQIHWPDRYVPMFGEIEYDPTRNFSSVSIEEQLTALQKAVDAGKIRYVGLSNETPYGLMKFLHVAERISIRVRIVSLQNSYNLLCRNFDSGLAECCSHERVCLLAYSPLAMGILSGKYLSLDGGPAEARLNLFRGRYAEGESRYSLSHSSVQKATDRYVNIAKKYGIHPVSLAIVQPLFCGTLSWAALYLVPLSSGNSKKYSTVARWILFQK, from the exons ATGGCGGTTCCTCTTTTCAATCTAACTCCCGACTTGATTGTTTCCAGACTCTGCTTAG GGACGATGACTTTTGGTGAGCAGAACTCATTGCCGCAGTCTTTTCAACTTCTGGACAAAGCCTTTCATTCTGGGATCAATTTCTTTGATTCAGCCGAAAT GTATCCGGTTCCGCAGCGGGCAGAAACTCAGGGGAGAAGTGAGGAATATCTCGGCCGTTGGATTCGAACCCGGAAAATCCCTCGCCATCAAGTTGTACTCGCCACAAAG GTTAGCGGCCCATCAGGACAAATGACTTGGATTCGAGATGGACCAGCAAGTCTTGATAACTGGAATATAACTGAAGCCATTGACGGCAG TTTGACACGCTTACAAAGTGACTACATTGATTTGTATCAAATTCATTGGCCTGATCG ctATGTGCCAATGTTTGGAGAAATTGAGTACGATCCCACTAGAAATTTTTCTTCTGTTAGTATAGAGGAACAACTTACTGCCCTACAAAAAGCTGTTGATGCTGGTAAG ATAAGATATGTTGGGCTTAGCAATGAAACACCTTACGGTCTCATGAAGTTCCTTCATGTTGCTGAACGTATTTCTATCCGTGTTAGAATAGTATCTTTGCAG AACAGTTATAATCTTCTTTGCCGCAATTTTGATTCAGGGTTGGCAGAATGCTGTAGCCATGAAAG GGTATGCTTACTGGCATACAGCCCTTTGGCTATGGGCATTCTGTCTGGGAAGTATCTCTCTCTTGATGGAGGTCCAGCTGAAGCTCGTCTGAATCTTTTCAGAG GGAGGTATGCCGAAGGGGAGTCAAGATACAGCCTTTCACATTCTTCTGTACAAAAAGCTACCGAT CGGTATGTCAACATCGCCAAGAAATATGGCATTCATCCTGTCTCTCTAGCAATAG TGCAGCCTTTGTTTTGCGGCACCCTCTCGTGGGCAGCGCTGTATTTGGTGCCACTAAGCTCTGGCAACTCGAAGAAGTACTCGACGGTTGCAAGGTGGATCTTATTCCAGAAATAG
- the LOC140875140 gene encoding uncharacterized protein isoform X1: protein MAVPLFNLTPDLIVSRLCLGTMTFGEQNSLPQSFQLLDKAFHSGINFFDSAEMYPVPQRAETQGRSEEYLGRWIRTRKIPRHQVVLATKVSGPSGQMTWIRDGPASLDNWNITEAIDGSLTRLQSDYIDLYQIHWPDRYVPMFGEIEYDPTRNFSSVSIEEQLTALQKAVDAGKIRYVGLSNETPYGLMKFLHVAERISIRVRIVSLQNSYNLLCRNFDSGLAECCSHERVCLLAYSPLAMGILSGKYLSLDGGPAEARLNLFRGRYAEGESRYSLSHSSVQKATDRYVNIAKKYGIHPVSLAIAFVLRHPLVGSAVFGATKLWQLEEVLDGCKVDLIPEIVTEINRVHSAFPNPCP, encoded by the exons ATGGCGGTTCCTCTTTTCAATCTAACTCCCGACTTGATTGTTTCCAGACTCTGCTTAG GGACGATGACTTTTGGTGAGCAGAACTCATTGCCGCAGTCTTTTCAACTTCTGGACAAAGCCTTTCATTCTGGGATCAATTTCTTTGATTCAGCCGAAAT GTATCCGGTTCCGCAGCGGGCAGAAACTCAGGGGAGAAGTGAGGAATATCTCGGCCGTTGGATTCGAACCCGGAAAATCCCTCGCCATCAAGTTGTACTCGCCACAAAG GTTAGCGGCCCATCAGGACAAATGACTTGGATTCGAGATGGACCAGCAAGTCTTGATAACTGGAATATAACTGAAGCCATTGACGGCAG TTTGACACGCTTACAAAGTGACTACATTGATTTGTATCAAATTCATTGGCCTGATCG ctATGTGCCAATGTTTGGAGAAATTGAGTACGATCCCACTAGAAATTTTTCTTCTGTTAGTATAGAGGAACAACTTACTGCCCTACAAAAAGCTGTTGATGCTGGTAAG ATAAGATATGTTGGGCTTAGCAATGAAACACCTTACGGTCTCATGAAGTTCCTTCATGTTGCTGAACGTATTTCTATCCGTGTTAGAATAGTATCTTTGCAG AACAGTTATAATCTTCTTTGCCGCAATTTTGATTCAGGGTTGGCAGAATGCTGTAGCCATGAAAG GGTATGCTTACTGGCATACAGCCCTTTGGCTATGGGCATTCTGTCTGGGAAGTATCTCTCTCTTGATGGAGGTCCAGCTGAAGCTCGTCTGAATCTTTTCAGAG GGAGGTATGCCGAAGGGGAGTCAAGATACAGCCTTTCACATTCTTCTGTACAAAAAGCTACCGAT CGGTATGTCAACATCGCCAAGAAATATGGCATTCATCCTGTCTCTCTAGCAATAG CCTTTGTTTTGCGGCACCCTCTCGTGGGCAGCGCTGTATTTGGTGCCACTAAGCTCTGGCAACTCGAAGAAGTACTCGACGGTTGCAAGGTGGATCTTATTCCAGAAATAGTTACCGAAATCAACAGGGTTCATTCGGCATTTCCAAATCCATGTCCATGA